In Mucilaginibacter celer, one DNA window encodes the following:
- a CDS encoding MBL fold metallo-hydrolase: protein MEFFALGEGSYSVDASKKFIPFNPETDNPKDRPASLFIHVNPFLIKTKTDLIVLDTGLGFKDTRDELMLHQNIRNAGFDPDDVTLVLMSHLHYDHSGGLVVERGGKLVPSFPQAEHVINKQEWEFGISGKGSSYHVEIFEALQASAKITFIEGNGEFKPGIRYEHSGGHCPAHQVFWFDLEGEKVFFGGDELPEPEQLLRKFIAKYDMDGRKAMMLREEYGKKAASEGWKCLFYHSKSFAIGTVETEGDHFKVKPV from the coding sequence ATGGAATTTTTTGCTTTAGGCGAAGGCTCTTACTCGGTTGATGCTTCAAAAAAGTTTATCCCGTTCAACCCCGAAACCGATAACCCGAAAGATCGCCCTGCCTCGTTATTCATCCACGTTAACCCTTTTTTAATCAAAACCAAAACGGATCTGATAGTTTTAGATACCGGTTTAGGCTTTAAGGATACGCGCGACGAACTGATGCTGCATCAAAATATCCGTAACGCCGGTTTTGATCCGGATGATGTAACGCTGGTATTAATGTCGCACCTGCACTATGATCATTCGGGCGGCCTGGTGGTTGAACGTGGTGGCAAACTGGTGCCCAGCTTTCCGCAAGCCGAACACGTGATTAACAAACAGGAATGGGAATTTGGCATCAGCGGCAAGGGCTCATCTTACCATGTAGAGATATTTGAAGCTTTACAGGCCAGCGCCAAAATTACTTTTATTGAAGGTAACGGCGAGTTTAAACCGGGCATCAGGTATGAGCATTCGGGTGGTCACTGCCCGGCGCACCAGGTATTTTGGTTTGATTTGGAAGGCGAAAAAGTATTTTTTGGGGGAGATGAACTGCCCGAGCCTGAACAACTATTGCGGAAATTTATCGCCAAATATGATATGGACGGCCGCAAGGCGATGATGCTGCGCGAAGAATATGGTAAAAAAGCCGCTTCCGAAGGTTGGAAATGCCTTTTTTACCATTCTAAATCATTTGCTATTGGTACTGTTGAAACCGAGGGAGATCACTTTAAAGTGAAGCCTGTTTAA
- the lptB gene encoding LPS export ABC transporter ATP-binding protein — translation MILRADNLVKKYKQRTVVNDVSFDVAQGEIVGLLGPNGAGKTTSFYMIVGLIKPNEGVIHLDDDNITQDPMYRRAQKGIGYLAQEASVFRKLSVEDNIKAVLEMGNMSKDQQKDKLEELIDEFSLHKVRRNRGDLLSGGERRRTEIARALAAEPNFILLDEPFAGVDPIAVEEIQAMVAKLRTRNIGILITDHNVQETLSITDRAYLLFEGKILESGVPEVLAENEMVRKVYLGANFVLKRKVFPQ, via the coding sequence ATGATACTAAGAGCAGATAATTTAGTAAAAAAATACAAACAGCGCACCGTAGTAAACGACGTATCGTTTGACGTAGCGCAAGGGGAAATTGTTGGTTTGCTTGGCCCGAATGGCGCCGGGAAAACCACTTCGTTTTATATGATTGTGGGTTTGATTAAGCCAAACGAAGGCGTTATTCATTTGGATGATGATAACATCACCCAGGATCCGATGTACCGCCGTGCTCAAAAAGGTATCGGCTATTTGGCTCAGGAAGCTTCGGTATTCAGAAAACTTTCGGTTGAGGATAATATCAAGGCTGTACTGGAAATGGGCAATATGTCAAAAGATCAGCAGAAAGATAAACTGGAAGAACTGATTGACGAGTTCAGCTTACACAAAGTACGCCGGAATAGGGGCGACCTGCTATCGGGCGGCGAACGCCGCCGTACCGAAATTGCAAGGGCATTAGCTGCCGAACCTAATTTCATCTTGCTGGATGAGCCTTTCGCGGGTGTTGACCCGATAGCGGTAGAAGAGATCCAGGCGATGGTAGCCAAGCTGCGTACCCGCAACATCGGCATCTTAATAACCGACCACAACGTGCAGGAAACCCTTTCGATCACTGATAGGGCCTACCTGCTTTTTGAAGGTAAAATATTAGAATCGGGCGTGCCTGAGGTATTGGCTGAGAATGAAATGGTGAGGAAAGTGTATCTTGGGGCAAACTTTGTGCTTAAACGAAAAGTTTTTCCTCAATAA
- the recJ gene encoding single-stranded-DNA-specific exonuclease RecJ, whose product MNKRWALRDNINHDDVIKLAAELNIDTVLSSLLVQRGITTFEDARYFFRPDHRHLHDPFLMKDMEKAIIRIEQAIAGGEKIMIYGDYDVDGTTAVALTYSFFKKLYDNIDYYIPDRYKEGYGISTQGIDYAAETGVDLIIALDCGIKSVDKIDYANEKGIDFIICDHHLPGATIPNAVAVLDPKREDCEYPYKELSGCGIGFKLIQAYAIKNDIPEEEVNCYLDLVVISISCDIVHITGENRVLAHFGLNKINTDPCTGVKALMEIAGRTGPYTISDVVFLLGPRINAAGRIDDAKHAVALLIATDKDVAKEQSALINVHNTERKGHDVNITDEALSMIDNDAVLVARKSTVLFNENWHKGVIGIVASRLTEKYYRPTIVLTRSNGHVAGSARSVLGYDLYEALCGCKDLLIQFGGHKYAAGLTMHPENLEAFINRFEEVVSTTIKPEQLIQQIQIDAELRLSQIEAKFFRILNQFAPFGPENMAPVFISKNVYVSGNAGLVGGSHIKMSVIQEGSAAFDCIAFNHGQYIEQLRSGAPFEMCYSIEENVWRERRTIQLNVKGIRFSD is encoded by the coding sequence ATGAATAAACGTTGGGCGCTAAGAGATAATATAAACCATGATGATGTAATAAAATTAGCCGCCGAACTCAATATCGATACCGTTTTAAGCAGCCTGCTGGTACAGCGCGGTATCACCACTTTTGAAGATGCCCGCTACTTCTTTAGGCCGGATCACCGGCACCTACACGATCCTTTTTTAATGAAGGATATGGAAAAGGCCATCATCCGCATTGAGCAGGCTATTGCCGGCGGCGAAAAGATCATGATTTATGGTGACTATGATGTGGATGGTACCACAGCCGTAGCGCTTACCTATAGCTTTTTCAAAAAGCTTTATGATAATATTGACTACTATATCCCTGATCGTTACAAGGAAGGCTATGGTATCTCAACCCAGGGCATAGATTATGCAGCAGAAACGGGTGTCGATTTGATCATCGCATTGGATTGCGGTATCAAATCCGTTGATAAAATTGATTACGCTAATGAAAAGGGTATCGACTTTATTATCTGCGATCACCACTTGCCGGGTGCAACAATCCCCAACGCGGTGGCGGTGCTTGACCCCAAGCGTGAGGATTGCGAATATCCTTATAAAGAACTTTCGGGCTGCGGTATCGGCTTTAAACTTATCCAGGCTTATGCAATAAAGAATGATATTCCGGAAGAAGAGGTGAATTGCTACCTCGATTTGGTGGTGATCAGTATCTCCTGCGATATTGTACACATTACCGGCGAAAACCGTGTGTTGGCGCATTTCGGTTTAAATAAAATAAATACTGATCCGTGTACAGGCGTTAAAGCTTTGATGGAAATTGCAGGCAGAACAGGACCGTATACCATATCGGATGTGGTGTTCCTGCTCGGCCCGCGCATTAATGCCGCAGGTAGGATAGATGATGCAAAACATGCCGTTGCGCTATTAATAGCAACCGATAAAGACGTGGCCAAAGAGCAAAGCGCCCTGATTAATGTGCATAACACCGAGCGCAAAGGACATGATGTGAACATTACGGATGAAGCGCTAAGCATGATAGACAATGATGCCGTGCTGGTGGCCCGTAAATCGACCGTATTGTTCAATGAAAACTGGCATAAAGGTGTTATCGGTATTGTAGCATCGCGGCTTACCGAAAAATATTACCGCCCAACCATTGTACTTACACGCTCAAACGGGCATGTAGCAGGTTCGGCGCGTTCTGTATTGGGATACGACCTGTACGAGGCGCTTTGCGGCTGTAAAGACCTGCTAATTCAATTCGGTGGCCACAAGTATGCAGCAGGTTTAACCATGCATCCCGAAAACCTTGAGGCGTTCATCAACCGGTTTGAAGAAGTGGTAAGCACCACCATAAAACCCGAACAATTAATACAACAAATACAAATTGACGCCGAATTACGTTTAAGCCAGATAGAAGCCAAATTTTTCAGGATCCTGAACCAGTTTGCGCCCTTCGGCCCGGAAAATATGGCCCCTGTTTTCATTAGTAAAAATGTGTATGTTAGTGGTAACGCAGGCCTGGTAGGCGGCTCGCACATAAAAATGAGTGTGATACAGGAAGGTTCGGCGGCGTTTGATTGTATTGCGTTTAATCATGGGCAGTACATTGAACAATTACGATCAGGAGCGCCCTTTGAAATGTGCTACTCGATAGAAGAAAATGTTTGGCGCGAGCGTAGAACGATACAGTTAAATGTGAAGGGAATACGGTTTAGTGATTAG
- the gcvP gene encoding aminomethyl-transferring glycine dehydrogenase, which yields MKLSTTYQEQFQSRHIAPSEADKAKMLKTIGVNSLDELIGQTVPEKIRLTKPLNLPAAKSEFDYLNTLKQTASKNKVFKSFIGKGYYDVIVPGVIQRNILENPGWYTQYTPYQAEIAQGRLQALLNFQTMIIDLTGMEIANASLLDEGTAAAEAMFMQYSLRKNNSANVFFVSEDVFPQTIDILKTRSEPYGIELRIGDHRTVELTDDMFGAIVQYPAGDGSVYNYADFAAKGHEKGIKLTVVADIMSLALLTPPGEWGADIVVGSSQRFGVPMGFGGPHAAFFATKEEYKRSIPGRIIGVTIDSAGNYALRMALQTREQHIRRDKATSNICTAQALLAIMAGMYAVYHGPDGIKLIAERIHGLAVLTAKTLGQLGYEQLNKAYFDTVKFDVGNLIGPIHSEALNNEMNLNYEGSVVTISIDETTSVEDIKTIVRFFAKVKGKTINDVDFDGLNANIETVIPAELQRTSAYLTHSLFNTHRSEHEMLRYIKSLEAKDLSLCHSMIALGSCTMKLNATTEMVPVTWAEFSKIHPFAPTDQVGGYMQLFDEINNWLSEITGFAAMSLQPNAGAQGEYAGLMVIRAYHLDRGDAHRNIALIPSSAHGTNPASAAMAGMKIVVVKCDDNGNIDVADMRAKAEQYKNELSCLMVTYPSTHGVFEESIIEICEIIHENGGQVYMDGANMNAQVGLTSPANIGADVCHLNLHKTFCIPHGGGGPGMGPIGVAKHLVPYLPGHAVVDIDRGKSIHAVSAAPWGSASILIISHAYIAMMGAEGLTNATRYAILNANYIKARLKEHYPVLYTGANGRCAHEMILDCRSFKSAGIEVTDIAKRLMDYGFHAPTVSFPVAGTVMVEPTESEPKHELDRFCDAMIAIRHEIADVMDGISDKTDNPLKNAPHTVAVITGNEWEHPYTRQKAAFPLPYVAANKFWPSVGRVNDTYGDRTLICSCPPLEEYEFEESVIE from the coding sequence ATGAAGTTGAGCACAACCTACCAGGAGCAGTTTCAGTCGAGACACATTGCTCCGAGTGAGGCCGATAAGGCCAAAATGTTGAAAACCATCGGTGTAAATTCACTCGATGAACTGATAGGGCAAACAGTGCCCGAAAAGATCAGGCTTACCAAACCACTTAACCTGCCCGCCGCTAAAAGTGAGTTTGATTATTTAAACACCCTAAAGCAAACCGCTTCAAAAAACAAAGTTTTCAAATCATTTATCGGTAAGGGTTACTATGATGTAATCGTTCCGGGTGTTATTCAACGTAATATACTTGAAAATCCCGGATGGTATACGCAATACACCCCTTACCAGGCCGAGATTGCCCAGGGCCGTTTGCAGGCTTTGTTAAATTTCCAAACCATGATCATTGATCTTACAGGTATGGAAATTGCCAACGCGTCATTGCTGGATGAGGGTACCGCCGCTGCCGAGGCTATGTTTATGCAGTACAGTCTGCGTAAAAACAATAGCGCCAATGTGTTCTTCGTATCTGAAGATGTGTTCCCGCAAACTATTGATATTTTAAAAACCCGCTCCGAGCCTTACGGCATCGAGCTAAGAATAGGCGACCACCGCACCGTTGAATTAACCGACGATATGTTTGGTGCCATTGTTCAATACCCTGCCGGCGATGGCTCGGTTTATAACTATGCCGATTTTGCTGCTAAAGGCCACGAAAAAGGGATTAAACTAACCGTTGTTGCCGATATCATGAGCCTTGCCCTGTTAACGCCTCCGGGCGAGTGGGGTGCCGACATTGTAGTAGGTTCATCACAACGTTTTGGCGTACCGATGGGCTTTGGTGGCCCGCATGCCGCTTTCTTCGCTACTAAAGAAGAGTACAAACGTTCAATCCCTGGCCGTATAATCGGTGTAACTATTGATAGTGCCGGTAACTACGCTTTGCGTATGGCATTGCAAACCCGCGAGCAACATATCCGCAGGGATAAAGCAACTTCAAATATCTGTACCGCGCAGGCATTACTGGCTATTATGGCCGGTATGTATGCTGTTTACCATGGTCCGGATGGCATTAAATTGATCGCTGAGCGTATTCACGGTTTGGCAGTGTTAACGGCTAAAACTTTAGGCCAGTTAGGTTACGAGCAACTGAATAAAGCTTATTTTGATACCGTTAAGTTTGACGTAGGCAACCTTATAGGCCCTATCCATTCTGAAGCTTTGAATAACGAAATGAACCTGAACTACGAAGGTTCGGTAGTTACTATCAGTATTGACGAAACCACTTCGGTTGAGGATATTAAAACCATTGTTCGTTTTTTTGCTAAGGTAAAAGGTAAAACGATTAACGATGTTGACTTTGACGGACTTAACGCCAACATCGAAACCGTTATCCCTGCCGAATTGCAACGTACCTCGGCTTACTTAACGCACAGCTTGTTCAACACCCACAGGTCTGAACATGAAATGCTGCGTTACATCAAATCGTTAGAGGCAAAAGACCTTTCGCTTTGCCACTCGATGATTGCTTTAGGTTCATGTACCATGAAACTGAACGCTACCACCGAGATGGTACCTGTTACCTGGGCCGAGTTCAGCAAAATCCACCCATTTGCCCCAACCGACCAGGTTGGCGGCTATATGCAACTGTTTGACGAGATCAATAACTGGTTAAGCGAGATCACCGGCTTTGCGGCCATGAGCTTACAGCCAAATGCTGGCGCGCAAGGTGAGTATGCTGGTTTAATGGTAATCCGTGCTTATCATTTGGATAGGGGCGATGCTCACCGTAATATCGCTTTGATCCCATCATCAGCACACGGTACCAACCCTGCATCTGCAGCTATGGCCGGTATGAAGATAGTTGTGGTTAAGTGCGACGATAACGGTAACATTGATGTTGCCGATATGCGCGCCAAAGCCGAGCAATATAAAAATGAGCTTTCATGTTTGATGGTTACTTACCCATCAACCCACGGTGTGTTTGAAGAAAGCATCATCGAGATCTGCGAGATCATTCACGAGAATGGAGGCCAGGTTTATATGGATGGTGCCAACATGAACGCCCAGGTAGGTTTAACCAGCCCGGCCAATATAGGTGCCGATGTTTGCCACTTGAATTTGCATAAAACATTCTGTATCCCTCACGGTGGAGGTGGCCCGGGCATGGGCCCGATCGGTGTTGCTAAACACTTGGTTCCTTACCTGCCTGGTCATGCTGTGGTAGATATTGACAGGGGTAAATCAATCCACGCGGTTTCGGCTGCGCCTTGGGGTTCGGCTTCTATCCTGATCATCTCTCACGCATACATCGCTATGATGGGTGCCGAAGGATTAACCAACGCTACCCGTTACGCCATCCTGAACGCCAACTATATTAAAGCAAGGCTTAAAGAACACTACCCTGTGTTGTATACCGGTGCTAACGGCCGTTGCGCGCATGAGATGATTTTAGATTGCCGCTCATTTAAATCGGCAGGTATCGAGGTTACTGATATTGCTAAACGTTTGATGGATTATGGTTTCCATGCGCCAACCGTATCATTCCCGGTTGCAGGTACTGTAATGGTTGAGCCAACCGAATCGGAGCCTAAGCACGAGCTTGACCGTTTCTGCGATGCCATGATCGCCATCCGCCATGAAATTGCCGATGTGATGGACGGTATTTCTGATAAAACAGATAACCCATTAAAAAATGCACCACACACCGTAGCCGTAATTACCGGCAACGAGTGGGAGCATCCATATACCCGCCAAAAAGCGGCGTTCCCGCTGCCTTACGTAGCGGCCAACAAATTCTGGCCATCGGTAGGCAGGGTCAACGACACTTATGGCGACCGTACGCTGATCTGCTCATGCCCTCCGCTGGAAGAGTACGAGTTTGAAGAAAGCGTGATTGAATAG
- a CDS encoding DUF1599 domain-containing protein, protein MKKTRDYGTAWRILRPQSITDQIFIKAQRIRTLEEKKVSKVGDDITGEYIGIVNYCVIAMMQLECGPEVSNELAPDHVEQLFDEKVNETKELMFAKNHDYGEAWRDMRISSLTDLILMKLLRVKQIEDNKGLTEASEGVKANYQDMLNYAVFALIKLNVHQGK, encoded by the coding sequence ATGAAAAAGACCCGCGATTACGGCACCGCATGGCGCATCCTCCGCCCGCAATCCATCACCGACCAGATCTTTATCAAGGCCCAACGCATCCGCACCCTCGAAGAAAAAAAGGTATCCAAAGTAGGCGATGATATCACCGGCGAATACATCGGCATTGTAAACTATTGCGTAATTGCCATGATGCAGCTGGAGTGCGGCCCTGAAGTATCAAACGAACTCGCGCCCGATCATGTAGAGCAGTTATTTGATGAAAAGGTGAACGAAACCAAAGAACTGATGTTTGCCAAAAATCACGATTACGGCGAGGCCTGGCGCGATATGCGGATCAGTTCACTAACCGATCTGATATTGATGAAGCTGCTCCGCGTAAAGCAGATAGAGGATAACAAAGGCCTCACCGAAGCATCCGAAGGCGTAAAAGCAAACTACCAGGATATGCTGAACTATGCGGTGTTCGCACTCATTAAACTAAACGTTCATCAGGGAAAATAA
- a CDS encoding GH3 auxin-responsive promoter family protein has translation MTLFNSVFTWFMKKRIHQIELFMKYPNEVQEEWFEQLVSVAENTEWGKKYHYKSIENLSQFKERVPIQNYDTLKPYIERMLKGEKNVLWPSEIRWFAKSSGTTNDRSKFIPVSEEALEECHFKGGKDLLTIYFNNQPNARMFTGKILTLGGSHQISQLSPDTSFGDLSAVIMKNLPMWAEFHRTPHLDIALLENFEEKIEKIAHATKDVNVTSISGVPTWNLVLFKRILEITGKNNLLEVWPNLEMYFHGAVNFTPYREQFKKLIPNEDMYYLENYNASEGFFGIQDTKEPGEMLLMLDYGIFYEFLPLEHLHDEHPKTLTLDEVELNKNYALIISTNAGLWRYMIGDTIRFSSLDPFRIQITGRTKHFINAFGEEVIIDNAERALDEACQQTGAVIREYTAAPVYFNGDDCGAHEWIIEFEKRPAEFERFVDLLDETLRRINSDYDAKRFKDMALRRPIVRRAPDGTFFNWMREKGKLGGQHKVPRLANDREYVDGILKMMELVGVQNQDCKN, from the coding sequence ATGACCCTCTTTAACTCCGTATTTACCTGGTTCATGAAAAAGCGTATCCACCAGATAGAGCTTTTTATGAAATACCCGAATGAAGTGCAGGAAGAATGGTTTGAGCAACTGGTATCGGTTGCTGAAAACACCGAGTGGGGCAAAAAATATCACTATAAAAGTATTGAAAACCTGAGCCAGTTTAAGGAACGGGTGCCGATACAAAATTATGATACGCTGAAGCCCTACATCGAGCGGATGTTGAAGGGTGAAAAGAATGTGCTTTGGCCGTCGGAGATCCGTTGGTTTGCCAAATCATCGGGGACTACCAATGATAGGAGCAAGTTTATCCCCGTTAGTGAAGAGGCACTGGAGGAATGCCATTTTAAGGGTGGTAAAGATCTGCTTACCATCTACTTTAATAACCAACCCAACGCCCGTATGTTTACGGGTAAGATATTGACATTGGGGGGGAGTCACCAGATCAGTCAGCTAAGTCCGGATACTTCTTTTGGCGATTTATCGGCGGTGATCATGAAAAACCTGCCCATGTGGGCCGAGTTTCACCGTACGCCGCATTTGGATATTGCCCTGCTGGAAAACTTTGAGGAAAAGATTGAAAAAATAGCTCATGCTACCAAGGATGTAAACGTAACCAGCATCAGCGGTGTGCCTACCTGGAATTTGGTGCTGTTTAAACGTATTTTGGAGATAACCGGCAAAAACAACCTGCTGGAAGTTTGGCCTAACCTGGAGATGTATTTTCACGGCGCGGTTAACTTTACCCCATACCGTGAGCAGTTTAAAAAGCTGATCCCTAACGAGGATATGTATTACCTCGAAAACTATAACGCTTCGGAAGGTTTCTTCGGAATACAGGATACCAAAGAGCCGGGTGAGATGCTATTGATGCTGGACTATGGTATTTTTTACGAGTTTTTACCGTTAGAGCATCTGCACGATGAGCACCCTAAAACCCTCACCCTTGATGAAGTGGAGCTGAATAAAAACTACGCTCTTATTATCTCTACCAATGCTGGTTTGTGGCGCTATATGATAGGGGATACCATCAGGTTTTCGTCGCTCGATCCGTTCCGGATCCAGATTACAGGTCGCACCAAACATTTTATCAACGCTTTTGGCGAGGAGGTGATCATTGATAATGCCGAACGAGCTTTAGATGAGGCCTGCCAGCAAACAGGTGCTGTGATTAGGGAATACACGGCTGCTCCCGTTTATTTTAACGGCGATGATTGCGGTGCCCATGAATGGATCATCGAGTTTGAAAAGCGCCCTGCCGAGTTTGAACGTTTCGTTGATTTGCTGGATGAAACCCTGCGCCGCATAAATTCTGATTATGATGCCAAGCGTTTTAAAGATATGGCCCTGCGCAGGCCGATAGTTCGCCGCGCGCCGGATGGTACTTTTTTTAACTGGATGCGGGAGAAAGGGAAGTTGGGCGGGCAGCATAAAGTGCCGAGGTTGGCTAATGACAGGGAGTATGTGGATGGGATATTGAAGATGATGGAGTTGGTGGGCGTTCAGAATCAGGACTGTAAGAATTAA
- the folP gene encoding dihydropteroate synthase translates to MAKNTFFGKKVTLNVGGRLIDLSAPKVMGIINTTPDSFFADSRKQGVDEALQQAEKMLADGAAFLDLGAYSSRPGAVDISAQEETDRLLPVVEAIAKAFPEAIMSIDTFRAGVAEAAIKSGAHIINDIGGGTLDDEMFATVARLQVPYILMHMKGTPQTMTQLAQYDDVFNEVFNDLAAKYQQLKRLGVHDVIIDPGFGFAKTAEQSYALLNKVDEFKMLDLPVLTGVSRKRMIYGVLGSTAAEALNGTTVLNTIALTKGTDILRVHDVKEAVEAVKIWEAVNR, encoded by the coding sequence GTGGCTAAAAATACATTTTTCGGTAAAAAAGTTACACTGAACGTGGGTGGCCGGTTGATCGACCTGTCGGCCCCCAAAGTGATGGGCATCATCAATACCACCCCCGATTCCTTCTTTGCAGATAGCCGGAAACAAGGCGTTGATGAAGCCCTGCAACAGGCAGAAAAAATGCTTGCCGATGGAGCTGCATTCCTGGATCTCGGTGCTTATTCATCCCGCCCCGGAGCTGTTGATATATCTGCCCAGGAAGAAACAGACCGTTTATTACCTGTTGTTGAGGCTATTGCTAAGGCATTTCCGGAAGCTATTATGTCGATAGATACTTTTCGTGCCGGTGTGGCCGAAGCCGCTATTAAAAGCGGCGCGCACATCATTAATGATATTGGCGGCGGCACGCTTGATGATGAAATGTTTGCTACCGTTGCCCGCTTGCAGGTACCTTACATTTTAATGCACATGAAGGGTACGCCGCAAACTATGACCCAACTGGCACAATATGATGATGTGTTTAATGAAGTATTTAATGATTTAGCAGCCAAATACCAACAGTTAAAACGCCTTGGCGTGCATGATGTAATTATTGACCCTGGTTTTGGCTTCGCCAAAACTGCCGAGCAAAGCTATGCGCTTTTAAACAAAGTGGACGAGTTTAAGATGCTTGATTTGCCGGTGCTTACGGGTGTTTCGCGTAAAAGAATGATCTATGGGGTATTGGGGAGTACCGCCGCTGAAGCTTTGAATGGCACTACGGTTTTGAATACTATTGCTTTAACTAAGGGTACGGATATTTTGCGGGTGCATGATGTTAAAGAGGCTGTAGAAGCGGTGAAAATTTGGGAGGCGGTTAACCGGTAA
- a CDS encoding response regulator, producing the protein MTINNKAISVLLVDDDEINNFISIKLIKKALLNTEIMACLNGKYAIEQLSDIQRKDPEKLPDYILLDINMPIMNGWEFLDEYKRLNLDPLGKSKIYIISSSVFSNDINKARSYPLVKDFISKPLNVEKIKELFDVAKEV; encoded by the coding sequence ATGACAATTAACAACAAAGCCATAAGTGTATTACTGGTTGATGATGATGAGATCAATAACTTTATCTCTATTAAACTGATAAAGAAGGCTTTATTGAACACGGAGATCATGGCTTGTTTAAATGGTAAATACGCTATCGAACAGCTATCAGATATCCAGCGGAAAGATCCTGAGAAACTGCCGGACTATATTTTGCTGGACATTAACATGCCCATCATGAACGGATGGGAGTTTTTAGATGAGTATAAACGCTTAAACCTCGATCCGTTGGGCAAAAGCAAGATCTACATTATTTCATCTTCTGTTTTCAGCAACGATATCAATAAGGCACGCTCTTACCCGCTGGTAAAAGATTTTATCTCGAAACCACTTAACGTTGAAAAAATAAAAGAGCTTTTTGACGTAGCTAAAGAAGTTTAA
- a CDS encoding CDP-alcohol phosphatidyltransferase family protein, whose protein sequence is MPYLLILFRLLLGPFMILITYHNGEAARLLLAVLLLLGILSDIFDGIIARHLKVSNAVLRRMDSQTDVVFWLCAAWCAWLLNPAIITANRYAIVVLFIMEGLTYVLSIAKFGKETCTHALLSKLWGLALFAAFTSLIGFGYGGLPLMLAIVIGIISHIDVYLIIMLLPQWTHDVPSAWHAWQIRQGKEIKRTKLFNG, encoded by the coding sequence ATGCCCTATCTATTGATCCTTTTCCGGCTGCTTTTGGGGCCCTTTATGATACTGATAACCTATCACAATGGCGAAGCTGCAAGGCTGCTTTTAGCCGTCTTGCTTTTGCTCGGCATACTTTCTGATATTTTTGACGGTATCATAGCAAGGCACCTGAAGGTGTCTAACGCTGTTTTAAGGCGAATGGACAGCCAAACCGATGTTGTTTTCTGGCTTTGCGCTGCCTGGTGCGCATGGTTGCTTAATCCGGCCATTATTACGGCCAATCGGTATGCCATCGTAGTTTTATTTATAATGGAAGGATTAACTTATGTATTGAGCATTGCAAAATTCGGTAAGGAAACCTGTACCCACGCTTTATTAAGCAAGCTTTGGGGGCTGGCACTTTTTGCAGCTTTTACATCACTTATAGGTTTTGGATATGGAGGCTTGCCTTTGATGTTGGCTATCGTTATTGGCATCATCTCACATATTGATGTTTACCTTATCATTATGCTATTGCCACAATGGACACATGATGTACCGAGTGCGTGGCATGCCTGGCAAATACGGCAGGGTAAGGAAATTAAGCGGACTAAATTGTTTAATGGTTAA
- a CDS encoding antibiotic biosynthesis monooxygenase family protein, whose protein sequence is MDNIDNNPEASHLSVDLARLTAPTPHPPYYAVIFTSVRTPGDEGYGEMAAEMDKLARQQPGFLGVESARNDVGITVSYWATLDAIKNWKANARHLFAQQQGREKWYESYKVRICKVEHDYSF, encoded by the coding sequence ATGGATAACATCGACAATAATCCGGAAGCTTCTCATCTTAGTGTAGATTTAGCAAGGCTGACCGCCCCAACACCACATCCACCTTACTATGCTGTAATATTTACCTCGGTGCGTACACCGGGTGATGAGGGCTATGGTGAAATGGCTGCGGAGATGGACAAGCTTGCGAGGCAGCAACCGGGCTTTTTAGGTGTTGAATCCGCACGTAATGATGTGGGCATTACTGTATCATACTGGGCAACTTTAGATGCCATTAAGAACTGGAAGGCCAATGCCCGTCATTTATTTGCCCAGCAGCAAGGTCGCGAAAAATGGTATGAAAGTTACAAGGTACGCATTTGTAAGGTTGAGCACGACTATAGTTTTTAA